The Oncorhynchus mykiss isolate Arlee chromosome 22, USDA_OmykA_1.1, whole genome shotgun sequence sequence CATCAATGAAGGATAGTACCGTCGTTCCAccaattaggtgccttttgagtaTAGTGTAACTTTCACCAAATGTATACTTGTGTGTTCAAAtgtgttcaacttcataaaaaaacgagttttcccatctcaagaggttaaatagaAAAAATACTCTAGTAAGTGTCTATTAGCCTAAGTGTCAAATatagtaacagggttgactgtaacagtgTTGAAAATGTCATCTTatatcagccataaatccccttgcTAAAGGGTGATGGCAGcatgttgtgtgcaacagggaggggtcATTGAATGCCAGCTTCACAAATCATTTAAATTGTGAGAATATTTCTAGCCtggctatctatgggtaacagcgtTGACGTGAGAATATTTCTAGCCtggctatctatgggtaacagcgtTGACGTGAGAATATTTCTAGCCtggctatctatgggtaacagcgtTGACGTGAGAATATTTCTAGCCtggctatctatgggtaacagcgtTGACGTGAGAATATTACTAGCCtggctatctatgggtaacagcgtTGACGTGAGAATATTTCTAGCCtggctatctatgggtaacagcgtTGACGTGAGAATATTTCTAGCCtggctatctatgggtaacagcgtTGACGTGAGAATATTTCTAGCCtggctatctatgggtaacagcgtTGACGTGAGAATATTTCTAGCCtggctatctatgggtaacagcgtTGACGTGAGAATATTACTAGCCtggctatctatgggtaacagcgtTGACGTGAGAATATTTCTAGCCtggctatctatgggtaacagcgtTGACGTGAGAATATTTCTAGCCtggctatctatgggtaacagcgtTGACGTGAGAATATTTCTAGCCtggctatctatgggtaacagcgtTGACGTGAGAATATTTCTAGCCtggctatctatgggtaacagcgtTGACGTGAGAATATTTCTAGCCtggctatctatgggtaacagcgtTGACGTGAGAATATTTCTAGCCtggctatctatgggtaacagcgtTGACGTGAGAATATTTCTAGCCtggctatctatgggtaacagcgtTGACGTGAGAATATTTCTAGCCtggctatctatgggtaacagcaTTGACGTGATAATATTTCTAGCCtggctatctatgggtaacagcgtTGACGTGAGAATATTTCTAGCCtggctatctatgggtaacagcgtTGACGTGAGAATATTTCTAGACtggctatctatgggtaacagcgtTGACGTGATAATATTTCTAGCCtggctatctatgggtaacagcgtTGACGTGAGAATATTTCTAGCCtggctatctatgggtaacagcgtTGACGTGAGAATATTTCTAGCCtggctatctatgggtaacagcgtTGACGTGAGAATATTTCTAGCCtggctatctatgggtaacagcgtTGACGTGAGAATATTTCTAGCCtggctatctatgggtaacagcgtGACCCTCTCAGTTTTTcactacaaaacaccagaaaatggccaaaaagagtagaaccagctcacttGCTTtcacactatgatttgactattagatgttcattGTTTCTCACCATAGTAAAACAAGAGTTCACttcatgtaacagggttgacattaaAATGAGgcacaggttgttgttgtttttgaaccttaaaatgaatcactaatcattTTGTGGGACAACCCAGTATCTCAATGACGATGTTGGTTAATGGTGTCTCTCTCGTGCTCCAGGTGGCCTGTTCTTTGCCAAGCCCATGCGCTCCAGAGGTTACGTCACCATGCTGGACCCGTTCCAGCAGATATATGGGAAGCGCATGGGGGGGCTGCTCTTCATTCCCGCGCTCATGGGGGAGATCTTCTGGTCTGCCGCCATCTTGTCAGCCCTGGGTAGGCTTGGGAACCATACGATTTTAACTCCATTATTCAAATGAAAAATCCTTATTGAAAAGGGAGAGATGAGGAAAATGAATAGGCTATACATTCTTCAATAATCAGGCGTTAGACTGTAGCAccacatgtttatttatttgacaCATCAGACCTGACTTCATACCtgctgctgatgtgtgtgtgtgtccctgtgtttTGTCTAGGAGCTACTCTGAGTGTGATTGTGGACATTGACATCAACATGTCGGTGGTGATCTCAGCCCTGATAGCCATCTTCTACACCCTGGTAGGAGGCCTGTACTCTGTGGCCTACACTGACGTGGTGCAGCTCTTCTGTATCTTCCTGGGACTGGTGAGTCCAACACAAAGCGTACTTCCTCCTTTGCCATACAACTCCAGGATGATGTACTCTCCAGCGCTGATCATGGTGCTGAAACCCCCCCACccttcccctcatctctctctctctcgctctctctcagtggGTCAGTGTGCCGTTTGCCCTGTCCAACCCAGCGGTGTCAAGCATCAGTGTGACAGCTAAAGAGGCTGTGTACCAGACACCCTGGCTGGGTAAGATAGACTCAGCAGACACCTGGATGTGGATCGACAACTTCTGTCTTCTGGTATGTCATCAGACACTATAATCATCAGTCAATTATATTGACTATAATGTAATTATGCTTAGGTTTGGAgtatgtattcattataaagctGTGCGTTGGTTTGTTGTGTATTGACTGTGGTGTTTCTGTCCCTAGATGTTGGGGGGGATTCCGTGGCAGGTGTATTTTCAACgggttctctctgcctcttcagcTACGTACGCCCAGGTTCTGTCCTTCATCGCTGCCGCTGGTTGCCTGGTCATGGCTGTCCCCTCCGTCCTCATAGGAGCGATAGGGGCctccacaggtaaacacacatacacacgcacacaggcacgcacatacTCACATATACACAggcactcacatacacacacacaaacatttgtcTCACACATATTTTCTCATTCATTACGTTGTTCATATCCATGAATCCACTCACATTATTTACTAATGGGAAGTATGATAAAAAGCCCCATCTTTCTCTATTAGCTTGTTTCTACAATGTATCTCAGCTCAGATGTATACACCAGTAGGCAGGATACAGTGGGATGTAAACAACACCAGACGGCTCCTGTCATACAGCACGAAGAGGGATTCATTAGGAGATGTGATTTCTGTCAATATTACATCAGGAGGAATACTAATTAATTAGGTTGATCTGAAGATTCTTCATCAAAGTCACTGTTAATCAACAGCTGTTTGTTAAAGTCCAGAAGTGAGAAGGAGAGTGAGACTGACTGACTAGGGGTATGACTGACATGGACGAGTGAGGAGAAGGGGGAAGTGGTagaatggagggggagaggaggtattCAGATGGCAGATATATGTTCTGGTGTTGTGGGGATTTATTATTTATTCCTGTTGAGATACATGCAGTTCCTGTCATCACTGATGAAATGACAACGTTCAGAATAGTGTCGTACTATGGCTTTGAGACTAGAGATATTTTCTAACAGACAGATTGAATCACATCTGTTGTATGTACGGATTTGAGTAAACCCTGCCCATATACATTTGATAAACCCTGCCCATATACATTTTATAAACCCTGCCCATATACATTTTATAAACCCTGCCCATATACATTTTATAAACCCTGCCCATATACATTTTATAAACCCTGCCCATATACATTTTATAAACCCTGCCCATATACATTTTATAAACCCTGCCCATATACATTTGATAAACCCCGCCCATATACATTTGATAAACCCCGCCCATATACATTTGATAAACCCCGCCCATATACATTTGATAAACCCTGCCCATATACATTTTATAAACCCTGCCCATATACATTTGATAAACCCCGCCCATATACATTTAATAAACCCCGCCCATAAACATTTTGGCCCAAAAGTACGTAAACTACTGTCTGTTGTATTCCCCAGACTGGAACCAGACTACATACGGGGCAATTCCTCCCAAAGAGAAGGACCAATCAGATATGATCCTGCCCATCGTGCTGCAGCACCTGTGCCCACCCTGGATCTCCTTCTTTGGTCTGGGGGCGGTGTCTGCCGCTGTGATGTCATCAGCGGACTCCTCCATCCTTTCAGCCAGTTCAATGTTCGCCAGAAACATCTACAAGCTGGCCTTCAGACAGTCtgtgagtgcacacacacacacacacatacataaagtggggcaaaaaagtatttagtcagccaccaattgtgcaagttctcccacttaaaaagatgagagaggcctgtaattttcatcataggtacacttcaactatgacagacaaaatgagaaaaaaatccagaaaatcacattgtaggatttttaatgaatttatttgcaaattatggtggaaaataagtatttggtcacctacaaaaaagcaagatttctggctctcacagacctgtaacttcttctttaagaggctcctctgtcctccactcgttacctgtattaatggcacctgtttgaacttgttatcagtataaaagacacctgtccacaacctcaaacagtcacactccaaactccactatggccaagaccaaagagctgtcaaaggacaccagaaacaaaattgtagacctgcaccaggctgggaagattgaatctgcaataggtaagcagcttggtttgaagaaatacactgtgggagcaattattaggaaatggaagacatacaagaccactgataacgatctggggctccacgcaagatctcaccccgtggggtcaaaatgatcacaagaacggtgaatgacctgcagagagctgggaccaaagtaacaaagcctaccatcagtaacacactacgccgccagggactcaaatcctgcagtgccagacgtgtccccctgcttaagccagtacatgtccaggcccgtctgaagtttgctagagagcatttggatgatccagaagaagattgagagaatgtcatatggtcagatgaaaccaatatataactttttggtaaaaactcaactcgtcgtgtttggaggacaacgaatgctgagttgcatccaaagaacaccatacctactgtgaagcatgggggtggaaacatcatgctttggggctgtttttctgcaaagggaccaggacgactgatccgtgtaaaggaaagaatgaatggggccatgtatcatgagactttgagtgaaaacctccttccatcagcaagggcattgaagatgaaacgtggctgggtctttcagcatgacaatgatcccaaacacaccgcccgggcaacgaaggagtggcttcgtaagaagcatttcaaggtcctgtcgtggcctagccagtctccagatctcaaccccatagaaaatctttggagggagttgaaagtccgtgttgcccagcaacagccccaaaacatcactgctctagaggagatctgcatggaggaatgggccaaaataccagcaacagtgtgtgaaaaccttgtgaagacttacagaaaacgtttgacctctgtcattgccaacaaatggtatataacaaagtattgagataaacttttgttattgaccaaataattattttccaccataatttgcaaataaattcataaaaaatcctacaatgtgattttctggatttttttttctcgttttgtctgccatagttgaagtgtacctatgatgaaaattacaggcctctctcatatttttaagtgggagaacttgcacaattggtggctgactaaatacttttttaccccactgtacaTATGCAGGCACGCACAAtaaacacacaggaaacacaagATACATAAAtgcacacagatacaaacactaaagtccctcctcccctttccttctCCTTAACCCCAATAGGCAACAGACCGTGAGATCGTGTGGGTGATGCGTATCACCATCTTTGTGTTTGGAGCTCTGGCCACGGCCATGGCGTTGCTCACAGGGACAGTGTACGGCCTGTGGTACCTGAGCTCCGACCTGGTCTATGTTATCATCTTCCCCCAGCTGCTCAGCGTGCTCTTCATCAAAGGAACCAACACGTACGGCTCGGTGGCCGGCTACATCTTCGGTCTGCTGCTGCGTATCGGGGGAGGGGAGCCCTACCTCAAACTACCCCCCTTTATCTACTACCCCGGGTGGGTGCAACAGGAAAAGATCCACCACCTGACTGGAGACGTGGAGTACTTCATCCAGCAACGCTTCCCCTTTAAAACGGTCTCCATGCTGGCCTCCTTCCTGGGTAACGTGGCCTTCTCCTACCTGCTCAAGTACCTGTTTGAGTCTGGGACTCTGTCTCATAAGTATGACTTCATGGATGCTGTGGTGTCCAAACACAGTAAGGAGATCATGGACAAGACCACGTTGGTCAGTAACGACAACATCATCCTGTCGGAGATGGCGCCGGTCAAAACGCACCTCAGCACCTCACTGGCCGGGGCGTTTACAAACACAGAGGCTCTCAGTGATGACGAGGAGTCCAGCCCCGAGTCCTTAAACAACGACCAGGAGTAGAGACCAGGACCCAAAGCCCAGGACCCAGAGCCAGACCTAGACCCAGAACTGACTAGAACCAGCCCTCCTGGGTACCTACCCTCCTGCAGAATTTTGCTGCAGCCTTGCTCTAACATACCTGACGCTACTAATCAGCATCTTTAATAGCTCAACCAGGTGTGCTACAGTagggctggagcaaaagcctgcataCCAATTGCTCTCCA is a genomic window containing:
- the LOC110501700 gene encoding high-affinity choline transporter 1-like encodes the protein MAVHAEGIVAIVIFYLLILAVGIWAAWKNKNSGVSEGQDRSETIMVGGRDIGLFVGGFTMTATWVGGGYINGTAEYVYLPDYGLAWAQAPFGYALSLVVGGLFFAKPMRSRGYVTMLDPFQQIYGKRMGGLLFIPALMGEIFWSAAILSALGATLSVIVDIDINMSVVISALIAIFYTLVGGLYSVAYTDVVQLFCIFLGLWVSVPFALSNPAVSSISVTAKEAVYQTPWLGKIDSADTWMWIDNFCLLMLGGIPWQVYFQRVLSASSATYAQVLSFIAAAGCLVMAVPSVLIGAIGASTDWNQTTYGAIPPKEKDQSDMILPIVLQHLCPPWISFFGLGAVSAAVMSSADSSILSASSMFARNIYKLAFRQSATDREIVWVMRITIFVFGALATAMALLTGTVYGLWYLSSDLVYVIIFPQLLSVLFIKGTNTYGSVAGYIFGLLLRIGGGEPYLKLPPFIYYPGWVQQEKIHHLTGDVEYFIQQRFPFKTVSMLASFLGNVAFSYLLKYLFESGTLSHKYDFMDAVVSKHSKEIMDKTTLVSNDNIILSEMAPVKTHLSTSLAGAFTNTEALSDDEESSPESLNNDQE